From one Thermomicrobiales bacterium genomic stretch:
- a CDS encoding HAD family phosphatase: MSIREISAVVFDLDGLLVDSEPLQAWAWDAYAQQFGTSLRDDVLERMLGLRAVDAAQIFVDLLRLPVPADVAMRERDELFLEAARGQIDARRGASALLEALREQGVPLALATSGHRRYVDLALASAGLSGVFDVEVTGDQVDRGKPHPDIYLRAASMLGVPPERCLALEDAPNGVRSAREAGMLCFAIPEAGSPNGVEDADEILGSLGQVLSMLEPPAPYRLAASARPGQP, from the coding sequence ATGAGCATCCGGGAGATCTCGGCAGTCGTCTTCGACCTCGACGGGCTGCTGGTCGACTCCGAGCCGCTTCAGGCATGGGCGTGGGATGCCTACGCGCAGCAATTCGGAACGTCGCTACGCGATGACGTGCTTGAACGCATGCTCGGCCTCCGCGCGGTGGACGCAGCGCAGATCTTCGTCGACCTGCTCCGCCTCCCGGTCCCGGCCGATGTCGCGATGCGCGAGCGTGATGAGCTGTTTCTGGAGGCGGCGCGCGGCCAGATCGACGCGCGGCGCGGCGCTTCCGCGCTGCTCGAGGCGCTTCGGGAGCAAGGCGTCCCGCTGGCGTTGGCAACCTCGGGGCACCGACGATACGTCGACCTGGCGCTCGCCAGCGCCGGATTGTCCGGCGTGTTCGATGTTGAGGTTACCGGCGACCAGGTCGATCGAGGGAAACCGCACCCGGACATCTATCTGAGGGCTGCCTCGATGCTCGGGGTTCCACCCGAACGTTGCCTTGCGCTGGAAGACGCGCCGAATGGTGTCCGTTCCGCGCGGGAGGCCGGCATGCTCTGCTTCGCGATTCCCGAGGCCGGCTCACCCAACGGAGTAGAGGACGCCGACGAGATTCTCGGCAGCCTCGGGCAGGTGCTGTCGATGCTCGAGCCACCTGCTCCGTATCGGCTAGCCGCGTCGGCGCGTCCCGGGCAGCCGTAG
- a CDS encoding RDD family protein, with protein MYQASAGAVALPGVEYAGFLKRFAAILIDDVILVLATILLVAVNEDAGTMIAIVLWWLYFALQESSERQATIGKRALGIIVTDLQGERVTFARATGRFFSKYLSGVIFSIGYLMAAFTSRKQALHDLLASTLVVNK; from the coding sequence GTGTATCAGGCGTCGGCTGGCGCTGTCGCGTTGCCCGGTGTCGAATACGCCGGGTTTCTGAAACGGTTCGCGGCGATACTGATTGACGACGTTATCCTCGTGTTGGCAACAATCCTTCTCGTTGCAGTGAATGAGGATGCGGGCACCATGATCGCGATCGTCCTTTGGTGGCTATATTTCGCGCTCCAGGAGAGCTCCGAGCGCCAGGCGACAATCGGCAAGCGTGCCCTCGGGATCATTGTGACCGACCTGCAGGGCGAACGAGTGACGTTTGCCCGCGCCACCGGCCGGTTCTTTTCCAAGTATCTCTCGGGCGTCATCTTCAGCATCGGCTATCTCATGGCCGCGTTCACGTCACGCAAGCAGGCGCTCCACGATCTGCTCGCGAGCACGCTGGTCGTCAACAAGTAG
- a CDS encoding aminotransferase class I/II-fold pyridoxal phosphate-dependent enzyme has protein sequence MADLSDRQGFSTRAIHAGEHHDSATGAHNTPIYQTATYVFDSLDQKAEIMAGEREGYVYTRGGNPTTAAFEHKMAILEGAEAAVAAASGMGVIAGAFNAFARAGDHIVASDDVYHWAEIFLSEEAPAFGVEVTRVDITDLDAVRAAMRPNTRILYTEFLANPTIRIADVPALGQIARDGGALLIVDNTFTSPYLFRPLEHGAHLSLHSATKYISGHGDALAGVIAGTKELVEPINRQVQVLGSPISPFNSWLLLRGVKTLELRMERHCQNAMEVARFLERQPEVELVNYAGLESHPGHELAKRLTGGRYGGMLSFRTRGGIEQGNRFADKLQLCAHAVSLGDVFTLVWPHRDDLVRVSVGCENVDDIIADFEQALEATASPAGDDASPRARLMRK, from the coding sequence ATGGCAGATCTCAGCGACAGGCAGGGATTTTCGACGCGGGCAATCCACGCTGGCGAGCACCACGACTCCGCAACCGGGGCGCACAACACGCCGATCTATCAGACCGCGACGTACGTGTTCGATTCGCTGGACCAGAAGGCCGAGATCATGGCCGGCGAGCGCGAGGGGTACGTCTACACCCGTGGCGGTAACCCGACGACGGCCGCCTTCGAGCACAAAATGGCGATTCTCGAAGGGGCCGAGGCGGCTGTCGCGGCGGCCTCCGGCATGGGGGTGATCGCCGGCGCGTTCAATGCCTTTGCGCGGGCCGGCGACCATATCGTCGCCTCGGACGACGTCTATCACTGGGCGGAGATCTTTCTCTCCGAGGAGGCGCCGGCCTTCGGCGTCGAGGTCACACGAGTCGACATCACCGACCTGGATGCTGTCCGCGCCGCGATGCGGCCCAATACCAGGATCCTCTATACCGAATTTCTGGCCAACCCGACGATTCGCATCGCCGATGTGCCGGCGCTCGGGCAGATCGCCCGCGACGGCGGCGCGTTGCTGATCGTCGATAACACCTTCACTAGCCCGTACCTCTTCCGCCCGCTCGAGCATGGAGCGCACCTCTCGCTGCACTCGGCGACGAAGTACATCAGTGGCCACGGCGACGCGCTGGCTGGTGTTATCGCCGGGACGAAGGAGCTCGTCGAGCCGATCAATCGCCAGGTTCAGGTCCTCGGGTCACCGATCAGCCCGTTCAACTCATGGCTGCTGCTACGTGGCGTCAAGACACTGGAGCTTCGAATGGAGCGTCATTGCCAGAACGCCATGGAGGTTGCTCGGTTCCTGGAGCGCCAGCCCGAAGTCGAGCTGGTCAACTACGCCGGGCTGGAGTCGCATCCCGGACACGAGCTGGCCAAGCGTCTGACCGGTGGCAGATATGGCGGCATGCTCTCGTTCCGCACGCGCGGCGGTATCGAGCAGGGGAACCGGTTCGCCGATAAGCTGCAACTCTGCGCCCACGCCGTCAGCCTTGGCGATGTCTTCACCCTGGTCTGGCCGCACCGCGACGATCTTGTCCGGGTCTCGGTCGGCTGCGAGAACGTGGACGACATCATCGCCGACTTCGAGCAAGCCCTCGAGGCGACGGCATCTCCGGCGGGCGACGATGCTTCCCCGCGGGCGCGTTTGATGCGAAAGTAA
- a CDS encoding amidohydrolase, whose translation MQDWNHDRAKALGDIIFINGHVLTGELNAPPASAVAIRLGKVVAVGGDDEARAWAGHGVEVVDLNGRTIAPGMNDAHCHPFYTGAAKHNVDAGSPPNRTVADIVARVAERARETPAGLWVQARGYDQARLGDQRHPTRHDLDPVSPDNPVVVVRACGHIGVANSRALALAGIDRNTADPPGGTIDRDEHGEPTGVVREAALQMIQEQIPAPTTEQIKDYLLLAGADYLSKGVTSWAEAGVHTPEHMRAYIELQQEGRLPLRTYLMMMIDETLDHLISLGIKTGFGDEWLRIGPAKFFIDGSIGGRTARMSQPYVGEESNLGLWMDDDLDAVKQRFIKAHKAGFQCCAHAIGDAAISLLLDAYEEALAEAPRADHRHRIEHCSIIDYDLVQRIKHVGAVPIPGTTFLYAFKDAYLQNLGRDRIRYAYGMNTFYEHGIVAAASTDAPVVDISAVLGLQTMMTRRTADGELVWPEESISLEEAVRAYTWNGAYASFEEDIKGSFAPGKVGDAVVFETDLSKVDPGAVGGVQVDMTVADGRVVYSR comes from the coding sequence GTGCAGGACTGGAACCACGATCGCGCAAAGGCGTTGGGTGACATCATCTTCATCAACGGCCATGTGCTGACCGGCGAGCTGAATGCGCCACCGGCGAGCGCAGTCGCGATCAGGCTAGGCAAGGTCGTCGCCGTCGGTGGCGACGATGAGGCGCGGGCGTGGGCCGGGCACGGCGTTGAGGTCGTCGACCTGAACGGGCGCACCATCGCTCCGGGAATGAACGACGCCCATTGCCATCCGTTCTACACCGGCGCCGCCAAGCACAACGTCGACGCAGGCTCCCCGCCGAATCGCACTGTCGCGGACATCGTCGCGCGGGTCGCCGAGAGGGCGCGTGAGACGCCGGCCGGCCTCTGGGTCCAGGCGCGCGGCTACGACCAGGCCCGACTGGGCGACCAGCGCCACCCGACCCGCCACGACCTCGATCCTGTATCGCCGGATAACCCCGTCGTCGTCGTCCGCGCCTGTGGCCATATCGGCGTCGCCAACTCGCGGGCATTGGCGCTGGCCGGCATCGACCGCAATACTGCCGATCCTCCGGGCGGCACGATCGACCGCGACGAGCACGGCGAGCCGACTGGCGTCGTTCGCGAGGCTGCGTTGCAGATGATCCAGGAGCAGATTCCGGCGCCGACGACCGAGCAGATCAAGGACTACCTGTTGCTGGCCGGCGCCGACTACCTCTCCAAAGGGGTGACCAGCTGGGCCGAAGCGGGCGTTCACACGCCGGAGCACATGCGAGCGTACATCGAGCTTCAGCAGGAGGGCCGGCTTCCGCTGCGCACCTACCTGATGATGATGATCGACGAAACGCTCGATCATCTGATCTCGCTTGGGATCAAGACCGGCTTCGGCGACGAGTGGTTGCGGATTGGGCCGGCGAAGTTCTTCATCGACGGGTCGATCGGCGGGCGCACGGCCCGAATGTCACAGCCATACGTTGGCGAGGAGAGCAACCTCGGACTGTGGATGGATGATGATCTCGACGCGGTCAAGCAGCGCTTCATCAAGGCGCATAAGGCCGGCTTCCAGTGCTGCGCCCACGCGATCGGTGATGCCGCGATCTCTTTGCTGCTCGACGCCTACGAGGAGGCGCTGGCCGAAGCGCCGCGCGCCGACCATCGCCATCGCATCGAGCATTGTTCGATCATCGACTACGACCTCGTCCAGCGGATCAAGCACGTTGGGGCAGTGCCGATCCCTGGCACGACATTCCTCTACGCCTTCAAGGACGCCTATCTCCAGAATCTCGGCCGCGATCGCATCCGCTACGCCTATGGGATGAACACCTTCTACGAGCACGGCATCGTTGCCGCAGCCTCGACCGATGCGCCCGTCGTCGACATCAGCGCCGTGCTGGGTCTGCAGACGATGATGACCCGACGCACCGCTGACGGCGAGCTAGTCTGGCCAGAGGAGTCGATCTCGCTGGAAGAGGCTGTCCGCGCCTACACCTGGAACGGCGCGTATGCCTCATTCGAGGAGGACATCAAGGGTTCGTTTGCTCCCGGCAAAGTGGGCGATGCCGTCGTCTTCGAGACAGACCTGTCGAAGGTCGATCCCGGCGCCGTCGGCGGTGTTCAAGTCGACATGACCGTCGCTGACGGGCGGGTGGTGTATAGCCGGTAA
- a CDS encoding YIP1 family protein — protein MQPAAGTSLVDRMIGVLKLDVATYESIEHDRDALTQALTVVAIAAAASGIGGIRDNGLLGLVGGIISAIVGWILFSFVAYVVGTKLIPGENTVATPGELLRTIGFAQTPGVLAIFGLIGSFGSLIAFVGGIWGIVTAIVGLKVALEMSTGRAIATGLIAGFISAFVVVLLLLPFGIAAMVFA, from the coding sequence GTGCAGCCTGCCGCTGGAACCTCGCTTGTCGATCGGATGATCGGCGTCCTGAAGCTCGATGTGGCGACCTACGAGTCGATCGAACACGATCGCGATGCGTTGACCCAGGCGCTGACCGTCGTCGCCATCGCTGCCGCCGCCAGCGGCATCGGAGGAATCCGCGACAACGGACTGCTGGGCCTCGTCGGCGGCATCATCAGCGCGATTGTCGGCTGGATTCTGTTCTCGTTCGTGGCCTACGTCGTCGGGACGAAGCTGATCCCGGGAGAGAACACTGTCGCCACTCCCGGTGAGCTCCTCAGAACGATCGGTTTCGCTCAGACGCCGGGAGTGCTGGCGATCTTTGGCCTGATCGGCTCGTTCGGTTCGCTGATCGCGTTTGTCGGTGGCATCTGGGGTATCGTCACTGCGATCGTTGGGTTGAAGGTAGCGCTGGAGATGTCGACGGGTCGCGCGATCGCGACCGGGCTCATCGCCGGGTTCATATCCGCGTTCGTCGTCGTGCTACTGCTGCTCCCGTTCGGTATTGCAGCGATGGTGTTCGCCTGA
- a CDS encoding creatininase family protein: MSESPKDLVLANLSWPEVDDILDKVEIVLLPVGSNEQHGPNLSVSMDIAASYEFCRRASEMAYPRLLVAPPMPWGVSFHHMNFPGTITLSSDTFIQVLAEVVSSLHDHGFERFLIVNGHGGNIPAMNIATVRIKEEIDPTFIGACSYFSFADPGLAEKHDKTGITGHACEMETSVAMALAPQVVKTDALAAGELTDLTYEFRNTLGRYGVSVPYRFDEYTHNGALGDARRATLEYGNDIVDSGLRNFVAFTEELVAWSPIAELDFEYDEYDEDEE, from the coding sequence ATGAGCGAATCGCCAAAGGATCTCGTCCTTGCGAATCTGTCGTGGCCAGAGGTGGACGATATCCTCGATAAGGTCGAGATCGTCCTGCTGCCAGTCGGCTCCAACGAGCAGCACGGGCCGAACCTGTCGGTGAGCATGGATATTGCCGCGTCGTACGAATTCTGCCGACGGGCCAGTGAGATGGCCTACCCACGGCTGCTCGTCGCGCCGCCGATGCCGTGGGGCGTCTCGTTCCACCACATGAACTTTCCCGGAACCATCACGCTGTCCTCGGATACGTTCATTCAGGTCCTCGCCGAAGTCGTCTCATCGCTGCACGACCATGGTTTCGAGCGCTTCCTGATCGTCAACGGCCACGGTGGCAATATCCCGGCGATGAACATTGCGACCGTGCGGATCAAGGAAGAGATCGATCCGACCTTCATCGGCGCTTGCTCCTACTTCTCGTTTGCCGATCCAGGGCTGGCCGAGAAGCATGACAAAACTGGGATTACCGGGCATGCCTGCGAAATGGAGACCTCCGTCGCCATGGCGCTTGCGCCACAAGTGGTGAAGACGGACGCGCTTGCCGCTGGCGAGCTGACCGACCTGACCTACGAGTTCCGAAACACACTCGGGCGCTATGGTGTCAGCGTTCCCTACCGTTTTGATGAGTACACCCACAACGGCGCGCTGGGCGACGCGCGTCGCGCGACGCTGGAATACGGCAACGATATCGTCGACAGCGGGCTGCGCAACTTTGTTGCGTTTACCGAGGAGCTCGTCGCGTGGTCGCCGATCGCGGAGCTCGACTTCGAGTACGACGAGTACGACGAGGACGAGGAATAG
- a CDS encoding ADP-ribosylglycohydrolase family protein, with the protein MADEAKAPAMNDRIIGTLVGMAIGDALGLVGESPLARRPVTGYQPVRDAAGATIVEAGQFSAHTELALCLAESAIGSGGFVDPTTAGYRFAQVLRSEHGHLVDPVTRAALELALESGEFQAGLSDAGQTSPGPAARISPVALVHSLGHLNVELFVREVTRATLITHADPLATSGALAMAWAVQVIVRRETTPERLIAEVLAFIDEDDIASRLRAANRLSGNDPAEIEQGVHTLNRDGSLSDAVATALYLFSRLSGSFEAATLAAANAGPGAAAIGAMTGALAGAWLGGHGIPGSLVEGLDGRTYLMMAAPALYRTAQRRGGIFLPMHQQA; encoded by the coding sequence ATGGCAGACGAGGCGAAAGCGCCGGCAATGAACGACCGGATTATCGGGACCCTGGTTGGCATGGCCATTGGCGATGCTCTCGGGCTGGTCGGCGAATCACCGCTCGCCAGACGACCAGTGACGGGCTACCAGCCAGTGCGTGACGCTGCCGGGGCGACAATCGTCGAGGCCGGCCAGTTCAGCGCGCATACGGAGCTGGCCCTCTGCCTGGCGGAGAGCGCGATCGGCAGCGGCGGATTCGTCGACCCGACCACAGCCGGCTACCGGTTCGCACAGGTGCTGCGTAGCGAGCACGGTCACCTCGTCGACCCAGTTACCCGCGCGGCGCTGGAGCTGGCCTTGGAGTCCGGAGAGTTTCAGGCCGGGTTGAGCGATGCCGGGCAAACCAGCCCGGGGCCGGCCGCGCGTATCAGCCCGGTCGCCCTCGTCCACTCGCTTGGCCACCTCAATGTCGAGCTCTTCGTCCGCGAAGTGACGCGCGCGACGCTCATCACGCACGCCGATCCTCTGGCGACCAGCGGCGCGCTGGCGATGGCCTGGGCGGTACAGGTCATCGTTCGTCGCGAGACGACGCCAGAGCGGCTCATCGCCGAGGTTCTGGCATTCATTGACGAGGATGACATCGCCAGCCGGCTGCGTGCCGCCAATCGGCTATCGGGCAACGATCCCGCTGAAATCGAACAGGGTGTCCACACTCTGAATCGCGATGGATCGCTCTCCGACGCCGTCGCGACGGCGCTCTACCTGTTCAGCCGGCTGAGCGGCTCGTTTGAGGCGGCAACGTTGGCGGCGGCAAACGCCGGCCCCGGCGCGGCGGCGATCGGCGCAATGACCGGCGCGCTGGCCGGCGCCTGGCTGGGCGGGCACGGCATCCCGGGATCGCTGGTCGAAGGGCTCGATGGCAGAACCTACTTGATGATGGCCGCTCCGGCCCTGTACCGGACCGCCCAGCGTCGTGGGGGGATCTTTCTTCCCATGCACCAACAGGCATGA
- a CDS encoding phosphoribosyltransferase family protein: MAEVKQVRVEPLKRILGWDDVQRNVEAIVDRLRDDYDTMLVITRGGMIPACLISEQLGIRNIIVAAVQFYTGIGVTLDSPVFLQFPADELLRGKSVLVIDDVWDSGRTAVAVRDRVFAAGGRPEVAVLHFKPRSSRYPGDAPDHYAELTDDWIVYPWDDER; encoded by the coding sequence ATGGCAGAGGTCAAGCAGGTGCGGGTCGAGCCGCTGAAGCGGATCCTCGGCTGGGACGACGTCCAGCGGAATGTCGAGGCGATCGTTGACCGCCTGAGAGATGACTACGATACGATGCTCGTGATCACACGGGGCGGAATGATCCCCGCCTGTCTGATCAGCGAGCAGCTGGGCATTCGCAACATCATCGTGGCCGCTGTCCAGTTCTACACCGGCATCGGCGTCACGCTCGATTCGCCGGTCTTCCTTCAATTCCCGGCCGATGAGCTGTTGCGCGGCAAGTCGGTCCTTGTTATCGATGATGTCTGGGATAGCGGGCGCACCGCCGTCGCTGTTCGCGACCGCGTCTTCGCCGCTGGTGGCCGGCCCGAGGTGGCTGTGCTCCACTTCAAGCCGCGATCCTCGCGCTACCCCGGCGACGCTCCTGACCACTATGCCGAGCTCACCGACGACTGGATCGTCTACCCGTGGGACGACGAGCGGTAG
- a CDS encoding endonuclease domain-containing protein yields MDRRETTSGRIRGTRREGDGMARVLRQHMTPAEALLWESLRARRLAGLKFRRQHPLGPYIVDFCCPEIRLIIEVDGEVHKDQREYDATRTEQIEHYGYHVVRFSNDAVIHEHAAVLDAILTAASRGGKREPQT; encoded by the coding sequence ATGGACAGGCGTGAGACGACGAGCGGCAGAATACGCGGGACGCGTCGCGAGGGCGACGGGATGGCGCGTGTGCTCCGGCAGCATATGACGCCTGCCGAGGCGCTGTTGTGGGAGAGTCTTCGCGCCCGTCGTCTCGCCGGTCTGAAGTTCCGTCGCCAGCATCCACTGGGTCCGTATATCGTTGACTTCTGCTGTCCCGAAATCCGACTGATCATTGAGGTAGATGGAGAGGTCCATAAGGACCAACGAGAATACGACGCGACTCGTACGGAACAGATCGAACACTACGGCTATCACGTCGTACGCTTCAGCAACGATGCGGTGATCCACGAACACGCTGCCGTCCTGGATGCCATCCTGACTGCAGCATCCAGGGGCGGCAAGCGAGAGCCACAGACGTAG
- a CDS encoding amidohydrolase: MPADVIFTNGIVYTVDRAMPRAEAVAILGDRVLAVGSADDVAGLTGPNTKVIDLGGRVLMPGLNDNHCHPPSYGENLQLVDATAQSVSSIAEIMGRFGAAATSAAPNVWVRGWGYDDTRVAEMRHPTRHDLDAVVGDRPAYLTRTCGHIGVASSAALRLAGITSDTPNPQGGEIDHDGSGEPTGVLRETAQRLVLDLIAEPTKDEIKRNLVVAGQKYLSMGITSWVDASIRRSEELLAYQELRNAGELPVRTYTMMLIDDTLDDLAALGIKTGFGDEWLRIGPAKVFQDGSGGGRTAAMSIPYPDQPDNFGIQVYTQAELDDRFMRAAAVGFQCCAHAIGDRAIEMIVDAMGKALAAHPQEDARWRIEHCGMMREDLLDRMVALKLVAVPQPSFIHYLGDSYIRNFSRQWLELAYPARDWIDRGILTIGSSDAPVTPADPWVGIRAAVTRLTLDGDKVGPEQGVSVAEALEMYTLNGARGSFEEGIKGSLTPGKLADIIVLDRDPKAIAPEELHEVQVDLTMSGGRIVFQR, translated from the coding sequence ATGCCAGCAGACGTCATCTTCACGAACGGAATCGTCTACACCGTCGATCGCGCCATGCCGCGCGCGGAGGCGGTCGCCATCCTCGGCGATCGCGTCCTCGCTGTCGGCAGCGCCGATGACGTCGCCGGTCTGACGGGGCCGAACACGAAGGTCATCGACCTCGGCGGGCGCGTGCTGATGCCAGGGTTGAACGATAACCACTGCCACCCGCCGTCCTACGGCGAGAATCTCCAGTTGGTGGATGCGACCGCGCAGTCGGTCTCGTCGATTGCCGAGATCATGGGGCGCTTCGGCGCGGCCGCAACGAGCGCTGCGCCCAACGTCTGGGTGCGTGGCTGGGGCTACGACGACACACGCGTCGCCGAGATGCGGCACCCGACGCGGCACGACCTCGATGCCGTTGTTGGCGACCGGCCGGCCTACCTGACGCGCACCTGTGGCCACATTGGCGTCGCCTCCAGTGCGGCATTGCGTTTGGCAGGGATCACCAGCGACACGCCGAATCCACAAGGCGGCGAGATCGACCACGACGGCAGCGGCGAGCCGACCGGCGTGCTGCGCGAGACCGCACAGCGGCTCGTTCTGGATCTCATTGCTGAGCCGACGAAGGACGAAATCAAACGCAACCTCGTTGTCGCGGGCCAGAAGTACCTCTCGATGGGCATCACCTCGTGGGTCGATGCTAGCATCCGCCGCTCCGAAGAGCTGTTGGCCTATCAGGAGCTGCGAAACGCGGGTGAGCTGCCCGTTCGCACCTACACGATGATGTTGATCGACGACACACTCGACGATCTCGCCGCGCTCGGCATCAAGACCGGCTTCGGCGACGAGTGGCTGCGCATCGGGCCGGCCAAGGTGTTCCAGGACGGCTCCGGTGGTGGTCGCACGGCGGCGATGTCGATCCCCTACCCCGACCAGCCGGACAACTTCGGCATCCAGGTCTATACCCAGGCGGAGCTCGATGACCGATTCATGCGCGCTGCTGCGGTCGGCTTCCAGTGCTGTGCTCACGCCATCGGCGACCGTGCGATCGAGATGATCGTCGACGCGATGGGGAAGGCGCTCGCCGCGCATCCGCAGGAGGACGCTCGCTGGCGGATCGAGCACTGTGGGATGATGCGCGAGGACCTGCTCGACCGGATGGTCGCGCTCAAGCTCGTCGCCGTCCCGCAACCATCGTTCATTCACTACCTCGGCGACTCGTATATCCGGAACTTCTCGAGGCAGTGGCTGGAGCTGGCCTATCCGGCGCGCGACTGGATCGACCGCGGCATCCTGACGATCGGCTCGTCCGACGCGCCGGTCACACCGGCCGATCCGTGGGTTGGCATCCGTGCTGCGGTAACGCGTCTGACGCTGGATGGCGACAAGGTCGGCCCCGAGCAGGGCGTATCCGTTGCTGAGGCGTTGGAGATGTACACGCTCAATGGGGCGCGAGGCTCGTTTGAAGAAGGGATCAAGGGCAGTCTGACGCCGGGCAAGCTGGCCGACATCATCGTGCTCGACCGCGACCCGAAGGCGATCGCGCCGGAGGAGCTGCACGAAGTTCAGGTCGACCTGACGATGTCCGGCGGGCGAATCGTATTCCAGCGATGA
- a CDS encoding RDD family protein, which translates to MERTTATFCTQCGARLEPGARFCHNCGATVGTLPSPAPVAPEAAMDSAPAAVTTPMAPPKPVVGQSWPGWQPAEIPLGTGNYATFGERFVAIIIDWIILAVAWWVIGIVLAIIVYMAGGSTDATDLAVGTIVALTAFVSHWLYFALQESSERQATVGKRAMKIVVTDEHGRRLSFARATGRSFARLLSGVFFYLGYILAAFTAQKQTLHDLIAGTLVVKR; encoded by the coding sequence ATGGAGCGGACCACGGCGACATTCTGTACCCAATGCGGGGCGCGACTGGAGCCGGGCGCTCGCTTCTGCCACAACTGCGGCGCAACGGTTGGGACGCTGCCGTCGCCCGCGCCGGTCGCCCCGGAGGCAGCGATGGATAGCGCGCCTGCAGCCGTGACGACACCTATGGCCCCGCCCAAACCGGTTGTCGGACAATCCTGGCCGGGCTGGCAGCCCGCGGAGATCCCACTGGGGACTGGCAATTACGCGACGTTTGGCGAGCGTTTCGTCGCGATCATCATCGACTGGATCATCCTGGCGGTTGCATGGTGGGTCATCGGGATCGTTCTGGCGATCATCGTCTATATGGCCGGCGGCTCGACGGACGCGACTGATCTCGCAGTCGGCACGATCGTCGCGCTCACAGCGTTCGTCTCCCACTGGCTGTACTTCGCGCTCCAGGAGAGCTCGGAGCGACAGGCGACCGTGGGCAAGCGGGCGATGAAGATCGTTGTCACCGACGAGCACGGCCGGCGGCTGAGCTTCGCGCGCGCCACCGGCCGCTCCTTCGCCCGCCTGCTCTCGGGCGTGTTCTTCTACCTCGGCTACATCCTGGCCGCGTTCACCGCCCAAAAGCAGACGCTGCACGACCTCATTGCCGGGACGCTCGTGGTCAAGCGGTAA
- a CDS encoding polysaccharide deacetylase family protein, giving the protein MSESSGRWPAGFRSALIVSIDVDGAYGEANHHGANDFFWRSQTEYDVATGVWRLIQLLDDRSVAGTFCWVGRCVEDRPDAVARAHASGHESAIHSWDHRYYTPMSLDEQLDDMRRTIAAIENVTGIRPVGHKTPAWRYNDDTARAVQQLGLTWQMDIARADLPWVERPDPVGSPVVQLPPSRFYDDYTYFVDWTVNPRHAAEFWRDDLDVLRDEGKLLCLTLHPWVSGRPGPSRALANLLDYAIDLGDIWIARADQVARWWLERGGE; this is encoded by the coding sequence GTGAGCGAATCATCCGGCCGCTGGCCGGCCGGCTTCCGGTCGGCGCTCATCGTCAGCATCGATGTCGACGGCGCCTACGGTGAGGCCAATCACCACGGGGCCAACGACTTCTTCTGGCGGTCACAGACCGAATACGATGTCGCGACCGGCGTCTGGCGGCTGATCCAGCTGCTGGACGACCGGTCGGTGGCCGGCACGTTCTGCTGGGTCGGCCGCTGCGTCGAGGATCGGCCGGACGCCGTCGCGCGCGCCCATGCGTCTGGCCACGAAAGCGCGATCCACTCCTGGGATCACCGCTACTACACGCCGATGTCGCTCGATGAACAGCTCGACGATATGCGCCGCACCATCGCGGCGATCGAAAACGTCACTGGTATTCGCCCTGTTGGACATAAGACCCCGGCCTGGCGCTACAACGACGATACGGCCCGCGCCGTCCAGCAGCTCGGGTTGACCTGGCAGATGGACATCGCCCGCGCCGATCTTCCCTGGGTCGAGCGGCCCGATCCAGTTGGTTCGCCAGTCGTCCAGCTCCCGCCGTCGCGCTTCTATGACGACTACACCTACTTCGTGGACTGGACGGTCAACCCCCGTCATGCGGCCGAGTTCTGGCGCGACGATCTCGACGTCCTGCGCGACGAGGGCAAGCTGCTCTGCCTGACGCTGCATCCGTGGGTCAGCGGCCGGCCCGGTCCTTCGCGGGCGCTTGCGAATCTGCTTGACTACGCGATCGATCTTGGTGACATCTGGATTGCCCGCGCCGATCAGGTGGCGCGCTGGTGGCTCGAGCGAGGAGGGGAGTAG